From the Paenibacillus tianjinensis genome, the window TCGTAGAAATCAAGATCGCGTTTCACCGGCATCCAGCCCGGAGTCCAGAAATCACCGTCGTCATACAGATAGTAGTAGCGTCCGCCTGTATCCAGCGGAATATTGTTATACCGGTAACGGGTAAGTCTTCTCATGCGTGCATCCCGGTAGAAGGTGTAACCACCGGCAGTATTAGAGATAAGGCCGAAAAATTGCTCGTTACCAAGGTAGTTGATCCATGGGTAAGGCGTTTTAGGAGTGTTAATTACATACTCTTTGCGAGTGTCGTCAAAAGTTCCGAATTTCATTAGAGGAAAGTCTCCTTTCAATTGTGAACGCGCGTTTACGATGGTGAGAAAAAATTCCCTCGGGGCAAAGGGAGTTTCTCGGATTTATTGAATAGATGACTTCGGCGGCTGGCACGAATCTCTTTCGACCAGCCGGGCCGGAAAACTGATGGTGCTGAAGGTAGGCTGCCGGGAATCACACAGCTCGATAACTTTCTCTACAGCAGCCTTGGACATTTCGTAAATCGGCAGCCGTACGGAGGTAAGCTTCGGATTGATGCGGGCAGCAAGCTGCACATCATCGAATCCGGCAATGGACATATCCTCAGGTACGGAAATACCATGCTCGGTGAACGCTTCCATTGCGGAAATAGCCATGTCGTCGTTGGAAGAGAAGAAGGCGGTTGGCAGCGGACTGCCTGTACTCAGCAGCTTCTTAACCTCTTCATAAGCCGTCTCCTTCAGAAAGTCACCCCGGAGGATAAACTGTTCGTTCAGAGCCAGCCCGTGACGCTTCAGCGTATCTTCGTAGGCCATGAAACGTTCCCGTCCGGAATAGGTGTTCATTCGTCCGCAGATCATGCCGATTTCTTCATGGCCAAGGCTGATCAGATACTCAATTGCTTCGACCGTACCTTCATAATCCTTGGAGTTGACGATGGCCAGATGATTGCGGTCCAGGTGCTCCGACATAATCTCCGAAATATCATAATCAATCAGGACAAGCGGGGAATCAAGACTCACCATTTCCCGTACGATATCAATATCCTTCTGGGTGCCGACGATGATGCCGCCGTCAATCCGTTTCTGCAGGAAAGCCTGCTTCACCTTCAGGAAATCATCGGGGGAATATACGGTGTGGATCAGCACATAACAGCCGCGGGCATTCGCCGTATCAACTACGGCATCGACGAAAGGCGCGAAATAATTGTTCTGATAGATCCGGGTCGTATTCTCCTTCTCGTTCATGCTGATGGCGAAAAGGCCGATCGTATCGGTCTTCTTGCCGGCCAGTGCCCTTGCGAAGCTGTTAGGCTCGTACTGATACTGTTCAATCACCTTCAGTACCTTCGCCCGCGTCTCTTCAGGGACGTTGGAATAATTGTTGATCACGCGGGATACCGTGCTTCGGGACACCCCTGCGAGCTTGGCTATATCTTCGCTGCGCATATTGCCCCCTTTTCCAAAACATAAGGATTAATAAGGGATAGGTTATAATTATCCTTATATTTCTTGCTGAAACTGATGCCGTCCGCTTAAGAACGGAGTAGCTGTTTCTAATTGTAAACGCGCGTTTATGAGCCTATTGTAAATGAAAACCCCTCAGAAATCAATTGTCTGAATGAAGAATTTTGCCTTGCGGGCGGAGCGGATCCGGGTTACAAATAGAGCAGCAGATAATATTACAGGGTGGAAGGAAGGGCAAGTAATGTTAATTAAACCAATTGATACGGAAACGAGGGAATCAGCGCTGCAATTAAGTGGTCCGCTTATTATATCCAGAGGGAAGGTCCATCATTTAGGCGGATTGCCCGGATTTTGTGCGGTTGCAGACGGGAGTGTCGAGGCGGCGGTTTATTACTGCTGTGAGAACGGAATGTGCGAGATTGTATCCCTGGACAGCAGGCAAGAGAATCTGGGTACCGGCACGAAGCTGATGGAGCTGGTGATCAGGGAAGCAGCCCGTCTTGGCTGTTCAAAGGTGTGGCTGATAACTTCCAATGACAATACGCGGGCAATCCGCTTTTATCAAAAAAGAGGATTTGATATGGTTGCCGTTCACCGGGAGGCGATAACCTATGCCAGAAAGCTGAAGCCGGCAATTCCGCTGCTCGGGTATGACGGGATCCCGGTGCGGCACGAGGTCGAGTTTGAGTATAGACTGTGGCCTGTTTAAGATACCATAAAATTAATACTTGATACGGGAACATTTGTTTGCTATTGTGTAAGTGAATATTTACACATAGTTTTGTGAAGAAGGGGGGATTGATCTGCATGCAGCTTGGATGTACCTATTTGATTGTCAAAGACATGAAGCGTTCGATTGCATTTTACGAGGCATTGCTGAATATGAAAGCGGATTCCCGGAAGATTGAACGATGGGCGCAATTCACCTGCGGCAATACGCTCGCGCTATGGAACCCGGAGTACGATAAGGAACTGATCCGGGACAACAGCGATGTGTCCGCACATTTTAATGAAGAATATCTTAAATATAAAAGTGGGAATCTCACCATCTACGGAAACAATGTAATTTTGAATTTTAATGTTGCAGACTTAAACGCAGAGTATGAACGGGTAAAATCGCTTGAGCTTGGTACAGTGACGGAGATCTTTTTTATCAATATCGTATGTCCCTATTACTGCTTCATGCTGGAAGATCCGGACGGGAATTTGATCGAGATTACAGGGCATTACCAAAAATAACGGTGCTAGGAGAGGAGCGTGTGTATGGAACGGTCAGAGATATACAAGCACATCAACGATAGCGCGAATTATTATCTGCGGCTGCTGGGTGAGGCAGAACATATGGAGTTTACTGATAATGGATATTATGCGATGACCCGGCCAAAAAGTGGTGATAAATGCGGGACATCTGTATTCAATATACGACTAGAGCAGCTAACAGATGTGGAGCTTAAACAGAAGGTAGAGGAAATCAAAGCATTGGATTTACATACTTGGTGGGGATTCAATCTTTCCGAACGGATGGCTGAGGCAATCTGGCCGGACCATACCGAAGCAGAGTCGCTCCCTGAGCCCAATGACGAGGAAGCCTGTCTGGCAGTGCTGCCGGAACAATGGCCTGCCTTCAGAGAAACGGAAGAATCTATTACGGTAACAAGGGTAGCGGATGCTTCGGATTTTAAAATCTGGGCGGATCTGAATAACAGGATTATGCACGGCGGATATCCTGTGATGCATCCGGACAACCATTATCACTTATGTGAGAGCGGGATAATCGATTGCTACATAGCGAATTATAA encodes:
- a CDS encoding LacI family DNA-binding transcriptional regulator, encoding MRSEDIAKLAGVSRSTVSRVINNYSNVPEETRAKVLKVIEQYQYEPNSFARALAGKKTDTIGLFAISMNEKENTTRIYQNNYFAPFVDAVVDTANARGCYVLIHTVYSPDDFLKVKQAFLQKRIDGGIIVGTQKDIDIVREMVSLDSPLVLIDYDISEIMSEHLDRNHLAIVNSKDYEGTVEAIEYLISLGHEEIGMICGRMNTYSGRERFMAYEDTLKRHGLALNEQFILRGDFLKETAYEEVKKLLSTGSPLPTAFFSSNDDMAISAMEAFTEHGISVPEDMSIAGFDDVQLAARINPKLTSVRLPIYEMSKAAVEKVIELCDSRQPTFSTISFPARLVERDSCQPPKSSIQ
- a CDS encoding GNAT family N-acetyltransferase is translated as MLIKPIDTETRESALQLSGPLIISRGKVHHLGGLPGFCAVADGSVEAAVYYCCENGMCEIVSLDSRQENLGTGTKLMELVIREAARLGCSKVWLITSNDNTRAIRFYQKRGFDMVAVHREAITYARKLKPAIPLLGYDGIPVRHEVEFEYRLWPV
- a CDS encoding VOC family protein, which produces MQLGCTYLIVKDMKRSIAFYEALLNMKADSRKIERWAQFTCGNTLALWNPEYDKELIRDNSDVSAHFNEEYLKYKSGNLTIYGNNVILNFNVADLNAEYERVKSLELGTVTEIFFINIVCPYYCFMLEDPDGNLIEITGHYQK
- a CDS encoding GNAT family N-acetyltransferase, whose product is MERSEIYKHINDSANYYLRLLGEAEHMEFTDNGYYAMTRPKSGDKCGTSVFNIRLEQLTDVELKQKVEEIKALDLHTWWGFNLSERMAEAIWPDHTEAESLPEPNDEEACLAVLPEQWPAFRETEESITVTRVADASDFKIWADLNNRIMHGGYPVMHPDNHYHLCESGIIDCYIANYNGVPAAVCSIMNNGDISSLEFVATSEEYRRQGLAAEVCIEAINSAFSQGAQIISTRGFGHSKKLFKKLGFTVY